The Zootoca vivipara chromosome 16, rZooViv1.1, whole genome shotgun sequence genome has a segment encoding these proteins:
- the YIPF2 gene encoding protein YIPF2, producing MAAPDELKFHEFDEAIDLLAENADATTPSISERQSHTTVNMSSGYNEEREAEEEDDKTELLSSQKKQSSFWTFEYYQAFFDVDTYQVLDRIKGSLLPLPGKNFVWHHLRNNPDLYGPFWICATLVFTLAISGNLSSFQEKKGSPQFHKVSIAGIIIYCYAWLVPLALWGYLQWRKGVQVHVDSYTFLEMVCVYGYSLFVYIPTAMLWLIPISWLQWLLLIFAVGLSGSVLVLTFWPVIRSDTRLAACALLAVVISLHVLLAIGCKLYFFQNATGTPSHPTPAAHFGRSTPPHPANHSNTHI from the exons aaTTCGACGAAGCCATAGATTTGCTGGCTGAGAACGCGGATGCCACCACTCCTAGCATCAGTGAGCGGCAAAGCCACACAACCGTAAACATGTCTTCCGGCTACAATGAGGAGCgtgaggcagaagaggaggatgaTAAAACAGAG CTCTTGAGTTCCCAGAAGAAGCAATCCAGTTTCTGGACCTTTGAATATTACCAGGCTTTCTTCGATGTTGACACATACCAG GTGTTGGACAGGATAAAGGGGTCGCTGCTTCCACTGCCAGGGAAAAACTTTGTATGGCACCATCTACGGAATAACCCTGACCTGTATG GACCGTTCTGGATCTGTGCCACATTGGTCTTCACGCTGGCTATCAGCGGCAACTTGTCCAGCTTCCAGGAGAAAAAGGGCAGCCCCCAGTTCCACAAAG TGTCCATTGCCGGAATAATTATCTACTGCTATGCCTGGCTGGTACCCCTTGCCCTGTGGGGCTATCTGCAGTGGCGAAAGGGGGTCCAGGTCCATGTGGACTCCTACACCTTCCTGGAGATGGTGTGCGTCTATGGTTATTCCCTATTTGTGTACATCCCCACTGCG ATGCTGTGGCTGATTCCTATATCCTGGCTGCAGTGGCTGCTGCTCATCTTTGCCGTGGGTCTCTCTGGCTCAGTTCTGGTTCTTACCTTCTGGCCAGTTATCCGCTCAGACACCAGGCTGGCAGCTTGTGCTCTGTTGGCTGTCGTCATTTCTCTCCATGTCCTTCTGGCTATTGGTTGCAAG CTGTATTTCTTCCAGAATGCAACCGGCACACCTTCTCATCCCACGCCAGCTGCTCATTTCGGCAGAAGCACACCGCCTCACCCAGCCAACCACTCCAATACGCACATTTGA